A genomic region of Plasmodium falciparum 3D7 genome assembly, chromosome: 11 contains the following coding sequences:
- a CDS encoding major facilitator superfamily-related transporter, putative, whose protein sequence is MSSKKKSTIILSHSGKEDVSVSAEKKEISKREMSSNDNVNNNEKKKGLLSYLSLKGYDMPSSLDDLLKKEEIRLSSEQKTPFNINRSVLLFVYFMLIVLTNRLFFGWPNLSNLLFREDTYIWKCQKNEHGEYDRFDDKRYSCDEQDKAVQTIFIFGSSAYFAFSFFNGLIVDYLGSRFSMLLGHILNLIGWVLMLMSNEHFDAYVIGGIFMSASIDLASFSTLNASGLFPGNENLIVNIISGAGSLSTGTMTILDLIITRYNLPFKTFMLWYMCISVSFFFLLTIFLFPKNRYYRQYEFDNYYNNKEIDLKDYEDFDNSTKKIYDHDKKKDGHQYNNNVHSTVGVNNSLVVKKHEGGINRRELELKNVNSSKHVFNDLENNDSKKDEYAASTNNSSNLVKSKFNIFNSPTVKDLIKIFTCAHFLCLWIYGPLNAIYNTFYFSVVENILSKDKNDILGYILPFSFIPCVLLGNLSDKFGVMLMFTYELIFAFSMYAFSYIKSNWAQWISVISNALYSACANGQLWTFISFTFSSKYHSTLIGFLNLVCGVVSFVRLSLFEWAKYTNYDFTYINLFILALIVVNIVVVICMVFIRRVKGEKVTYGDDASSK, encoded by the coding sequence ATGAGTTCCAAAAAAAAGTCTACAATTATATTGTCCCACTCGGGTAAAGAAGATGTATCTGTATCCGcagagaaaaaagaaatatcgAAAAGGGAGATGAGTTCAAATgataatgttaataataatgagaagAAGAAAGGCTTATTAAGTTATTTAAGTTTGAAAGGATATGATATGCCATCTTCGTTAGATGACCTTTTgaaaaaggaagaaataaGATTGTCCTCAGAACAGAAAACACcctttaatattaataggagtgtgttattatttgtatattttatgttaataGTATTAACAAATCGTTTATTTTTTGGATGGCCTAATTTATCAAATTTATTGTTTAGAGAAGATACTTATATATGGAAATGTCAAAAAAATGAGCATGGAGAATATGATAGATTTGATGATAAAAGATATTCATGTGATGAACAAGATAAAGCTGTAcaaacaatatttatatttggtTCTTCTGCTTATTTtgcattttcattttttaatggATTAATAGTAGATTATTTAGGTTCACGTTTTAGTATGTTATTAggacatatattaaatttaattgGATGGGTATTAATGTTAATGTCAAATGAACATTTTGATGCTTATGTAATAGGAGGAATATTTATGTCAGCAAGTATTGATTTAGCATCCTTTTCTACCTTAAATGCATCAGGATTATTTCCAGGAAATGAAAATTTAATAGTGAATATAATATCTGGTGCAGGTTCTTTATCTACCGGTACCATGACTATATTAGATCTTATAATAACTCGTTATAATTTACCTTTCAAGACATTTATGCTTTGGTATATGTGTATCAGTGTAtcgtttttctttttattgaCCATTTTCTTATTTCCCAAAAATAGATATTATAGACAATATGAGTtcgataattattataataataaagaaattgaCTTAAAGGATTATGAAGATTTTGATAATAGTAcgaagaaaatatatgaccatgataagaaaaaagatggacatcaatataataacaatgtaCATAGTACTGTTGGTGTTAATAATAGTTTAGTTGTTAAAAAGCACGAAGGTGGAATCAATAGAAGAGAATTAGAATTGAAAAATGTGAATTCTTCTAAACATGTATTTAATGatttagaaaataatgatagtaaaaaagatgaatatGCTGCTAGTAcaaataatagtagtaatcTGGTTAAGAgcaaatttaatatatttaattcacCGACCGTTAAggatttaattaaaatatttacatgtgcacactttttatgtttatggaTATATGGACCCTTAAAtgctatatataatactttttattttagtgtcgtagaaaatatattatcaaaagataaaaatgatattttaGGATATATCTTACCATTTTCCTTTATACCATGTGTCTTATTAGGTAACTTATCGGATAAGTTTGGAGTTATGCTTATGTTTACATATGAATTAATTTTTGCCTTCTCTATGTATGCCTTTAGTTATATTAAATCAAACTGGGCTCAGTGGATATCGGTTATATCAAACGCATTATATTCAGCATGTGCAAATGGACAATTATGGACATTCATTTCTTTTACCTTTAGTTCTAAATATCATTCTACATTAATAGGTTTCTTGAACCTAGTGTGTGGTGTGGTATCTTTTGTGCGTCTCTCCTTATTTGAGTGGGCAAAATATACGAACTATgattttacatatatcaaTCTCTTCATATTAGCTTTGATAGTAGTAAATATAGTGGTAGTCATATGTATGGTGTTTATAAGGCGTGTCAAGGGAGAGAAAGTAACCTATGGAGACGACGCATCATCAAAGTAG
- a CDS encoding phosphoacetylglucosamine mutase, putative, translated as MNIICNMKDFKESWFYKKIKPCIKKYMPKYTNEGHIIFQNPYEFSYGNCGYREKYNLSSCDLLNAINKCGIFVGLLFIKYNYDIIFNQKEKRNDFTTTKGNNNNYENKDENNEKKNEKKNEKKNEKKNKNKNEKKNKNKNENNEKKNENKNKNKNENNENTNENNKNNKNNKNNKNNKNNSNSNNNNNYYYYNHYNMCEKIHKDLVYNYNEYIKLKNVGIIITASHNPHDENGIKIIGVDGKYINKTYENYLIELVNNHLRYIKKNVNCTCDDIINNTIELIVDIFKKEINLDISDDIIYENISILDDIIYNYNIHNKIKTNICIGFDTRNSNIHLNNIIIESLNCLNIYKCINNITYITTPCMHFLIYFLNYINENDEKIDKQIIQQEEYTIHKKSNDLSYLKNFHIQNNKSVYYLYYSKYDQYLTNEVLTTNGTPLQQPFNISIQQHIEKEKEKKNSHENNNFIYTHMEHIYAYNSDQIYFDYFIYSFEMLYNYITKLFHNNHMMMDMENIYLDCSNGIASLKIDKFYPIFQILKKNICKFNCIEGEHSILNYECGAEYVYRKQQPPKNVPPIIKHNTKFCTFDGDADRILYFFFPQKGEEIKKKIFNDGNEKNKNNHTDININCNMIYNMIYNNNNNINCKDNNFHSTISDFSKEQMDYYDANIDTCKNNQIAILDGPKIICLFFLCIIKMLSHIKLEELKEEIPIIDLNIIHTAYTNSAFLNYINYIKNNIIVSINIFKYININILCTKTGMKYLDHLAQKACIGIFFEPNGHGTIYVDINKLQKWSLSLHINYDLSFIALQKYLLFFNQTVGDAFLDFIAIELSLSILNITINEWNNFYTPFPSMYININCPKHILPKIIPHPKHEQYLIEPITLQTHINQIVNSVDQQHGRCFVRPSGTENLLRIYAEAQTEQKMKDILDKARTCVLHYIEHIL; from the coding sequence ATGAACATTATTTGTAACATGAAAGATTTTAAAGAGAGTtggttttataaaaaaataaaaccgtgtattaagaaatatatgcCAAAATATACGAATGAAGGACACATCATATTTCAAAATCCTTATGAGTTCTCATATGGTAATTGTGGTTAtagagaaaaatataatttatcgtCATGTGATTTATTAAATGCCATAAATAAATGTGGAATATTTGTAGGgttgttatttataaaatataattatgatataatatttaatcaaaaagaaaaaagaaatgactTTACCACAACAAAAGGgaataacaataattatgaaaataaagatgagaacaatgaaaagaaaaatgaaaagaaaaatgaaaagaaaaatgaaaagaaaaataaaaacaaaaatgaaaagaaaaataaaaacaaaaatgagaacaatgaaaagaaaaatgaaaataaaaataaaaacaaaaatgagAACAATGAAAACACAAatgaaaacaataaaaacaataaaaacaataaaaacaataaaaacaataaaaacaatagcaatagtaataataataataattattattattataatcattataatatgtgTGAAAAAATTCATAAAGACCttgtttataattataatgaatatatcaaattaaaaaatgtaggTATTATTATAACCGCTTCACATAATCCACATGATGAAAATggaattaaaattattggAGTTGatggtaaatatataaataaaacatatgagAATTATTTAATAGAACTTGTCAATAATCATTtgagatatataaaaaagaatgtaAATTGTACATGtgatgatattataaataatacgaTAGAATTAATTgttgatatatttaaaaaagaaataaatttaGATATATCAGatgatattatttatgaaaatatatctatattagatgatataatatataattataatatacataataaaataaaaaccaaTATATGTATAGGATTTGATACTCGAAATagtaatatacatttaaataatattattattgaatCCTTAAATtgtcttaatatatataaatgtattaataatattacttaTATTACTACACCATGTATGCATTTCTTAATTTACttcttaaattatataaatgaaaatgatgaaaaaatagaCAAACAAATTATACAACAAGAAGAATAtacaatacataaaaaaagtaatgatctatcatatttaaaaaatttccatatacaaaataataaaagtgtatattatttatattattcaaaatatgATCAATATCTTACAAATGAAGTATTAACAACAAATGGAACTCCTTTACAACAACCATTCAATATTTCTATTCAACAACacatagaaaaagaaaaagaaaaaaaaaattctcatgaaaataataatttcatttatacacatatggaacatatatatgcatataacagtgatcaaatatattttgattattttatatattcttttgaaatgttatataattatattaccaaattatttcataataatcaCATGATGATGGATATGGAAAATATTTATCTTGATTGTTCAAATGGTATAGCTAGCTTAAAAATAGATAAGTTCTATCcaatttttcaaatattaaaaaaaaatatatgtaaatttaaTTGTATTGAAGGAGAACAtagtatattaaattatgagTGTGGAGCTGAGTATGTCTATAGAAAACAGCAACCTCCAAAAAATGTTCCACCTATAATAAAGCACAATACAAAATTTTGTACCTTTGATGGGGATGCGGACCgtatactttatttttttttcccacaAAAAGgagaagaaattaaaaagaaaatatttaatgatGGAAATgagaagaataaaaataatcatacagatattaatattaattgtaatatgatttataatatgatttataataacaataataatattaattgtaAGGATAATAATTTCCATAGTACCATCTCTGATTTTTCAAAAGAACAAATGGATTATTATGATGCCAATATAGATACATGCAAAAACAACCAAATAGCCATTTTGGATGGGCCGAAAATaatttgtcttttttttttgtgcataataaaaatgttatcaCATATAAAACTTGAAGAACTCAAAGAAGAAATTCCTATTAttgatttaaatataatacacacTGCATATACGAATTCAGCTTttcttaattatattaattatataaaaaataatattatcgttagtattaatattttcaaatatataaatattaatatattatgtacaaAAACAGGAATGAAATATTTAGACCATTTAGCACAAAAAGCTTGTATaggtattttttttgaacctAATGGACATGGGACTATATATGtcgatataaataaattacaaaaatgGTCTCTttctttacatataaattatgatttATCCTTTATAGcattacaaaaatatttacttttttttaatcaaaCTGTAGGAGATGCATTCCTTGATTTTATAGCCATCGAATTATCTTTATCAATTTTAAACATTACAATAAATGAAtggaataatttttatacacCCTTCCCATCtatgtatattaatataaactGTCCTAAACACATACTTCCTAAAATCATACCACATCCAAAACATGAACAATATCTAATAGAACCCATAACACTCCAAACACATATTAATCAAATAGTCAATTCAGTTGATCAACAACACGGAAGATGTTTTGTCAGACCATCAGGAACGGAAAATCTACTTCGAATTTATGCAGAAGCACAAACAGAACAAAAGATGAAAGATATATTAGACAAGGCTCGAACGTGTGTACTACACTACATAGAACATATcctatga
- a CDS encoding 60S ribosomal protein L38, which produces MPKQITDIRKFLKISRKPDTTAVIIMKKKSKTKKNTVITKLKLRTKKYLYTMVFADRKKAERIENSLLPSLKRIYYPQKKVGKTVKK; this is translated from the coding sequence aTGCCAAAACAAATTACTGATATTcgtaaatttttaaaaattagtAGGAAGCCTGATACCACTGCtgtaattataatgaagaagaaaagtaaaacaaagaaaaataCTGTGATAACAAAATTAAAgttaagaacaaaaaaatatttatacactATGGTTTTTGCTGATCGTAAAAAAGCTGAAAGAATTGAAAACTCCTTATTACCAAGTTTGAAGAGAATTTATTATCCACAAAAAAAAGTAGGAAAAACTGTTAAGAAATGa
- a CDS encoding 60S ribosomal protein P0 translates to MAKLSKQQKKQMYIEKLSSLIQQYSKILIVHVDNVGSNQMASVRKSLRGKATILMGKNTRIRTALKKNLQAVPQIEKLLPLVKLNMGFVFCKDDLSEIRNIILDNKSPAPARLGVIAPIDVFIPPGPTGMDPSHTSFFQSLGISTKIVKGQIEIQEHVHLIKQGEKVTASSATLLQKFNMKPFSYGVDVRTVYDDGVIYDAKVLDITDEDILEKFSKGVSNVAALSRATGVITEASYPHVFVEAFKNIVALIIDSDYTFPLMENIKKMVENPEAFAAVAAPASAAKADEPKKEEAKKVEEEEEEEEDGFMGFGMFD, encoded by the coding sequence atggcgAAATTATCCAAGCAACAAAAAAAGCAAATGTACATTGAGAAGCTTAGCTCTCTCATTCAACAATATTCCAAAATATTAATTGTGCATGTAGACAATGTGGGATCTAATCAAATGGCTAGTGTTCGTAAAAGTTTAAGAGGAAAGGCTACAATATTGATGGGAAAAAATACAAGAATTCGAACGGCTCTTAAAAAGAATTTACAAGCTGTACCTCAAATAGAAAAATTGTTACCTTtagtaaaattaaatatgggTTTTGTATTTTGTAAAGATGATTTATCTGAAATAAGAAACATCATTTTAGATAATAAATCTCCAGCACCAGCAAGATTAGGTGTTATAGCACCAATAGACGTTTTTATTCCACCAGGACCAACAGGTATGGATCCATCTCACACATCGTTTTTTCAGTCTCTTGGTATATCTACAAAAATTGTTAAAGGTCAAATTGAAATACAAGAACATGTACATTTAATTAAACAAGGAGAAAAGGTAACAGCTTCTTCAGCAACACTTTTACAAAAATTCAACATGAAACCCTTTTCATATGGTGTTGATGTAAGAACTGTATATGATGATGGTGTAATTTATGATGCAAAAGTTTTAGATATTACCGATGAAGATATCTTAGAAAAATTTTCAAAAGGTGTATCTAATGTCGCTGCTTTATCTAGAGCTACAGGTGTTATTACAGAGGCTTCTTATCCACATGTATTTGTCGAAGCATTCAAGAATATTGTTGCTTTAATTATAGATTCAGATTATACTTTCCCATTAatggaaaatattaaaaaaatggtTGAAAATCCAGAAGCATTTGCCGCAGTTGCTGCACCTGCATCTGCAGCCAAAGCTGATGAACCCAAAAAAGAAGAAGCCAAAAAAGTAGAAGAGgaggaagaagaagaagaagatggATTCATGGGATTTGGAATGTTTGATTAA
- a CDS encoding 26S protease regulatory subunit 6A, putative, with amino-acid sequence MNVENIFGNEEVNVEEIEKLSNSEIKTRVSLIDTEIKILKNEHARLKNEYKNLQEKIKDNVEKIHLNKMLPYLVANVVESLDLEDEEEENEIKDEYDLYDNNLKLSHEGFRDIDDEKRGKCMVIKTSTRQTIFLPVPGLIDASELKPGDLVGVNKDSYLIIDKLPQEYDNRVKAMEVIEKPSEDYSDIGGLDKQIEDLVEAIVLPMLHKEKFEKIGIKPPKGVLMHGPPGTGKTLLARACASQTNATFLKLAGPQLVQMFIGDGAKMVRDAFNLAKEKAPAIIFIDELDAIGTKRFDSELSGDREVQRTMLELLNQLDGFSTDDTVKVIAATNRPDTLDPALLRSGRLDRKIELPHPNEESRARILQIHSRKMNVHKDVNFEELARSTDDFNGAQLKAVCVEAGMIALRRGATEIDHEDFVEGITSVLSKKKSTLNYFT; translated from the coding sequence ATGAATGTTGAGAATATTTTTGGAAATGAAGAAGTGAATGTAGAAGAAATTGAAAAATTGTCAAATAGCGAAATAAAAACGCGTGTTAGTTTAATTGATactgaaataaaaatattgaagaaTGAACATGCaagattaaaaaatgaatataagaaTTTACAAGAAAAGATAAAAGATAATGTGGAGAAAATTCATTTAAACAAAATGCTACCTTATTTAGTAGCTAATGTAGTGGAATCATTAGACTTagaagatgaagaagaagaaaacgaaataaaagatgaatatgatttatatgataataatttaaaattaagTCATGAAGGATTTCGTGATATAGATGATGAGAAAAGAGGGAAATGTATGGTTATTAAAACGTCAACTAGACAAACAATATTCTTACCAGTTCCAGGTTTAATAGATGCTTCTGAACTTAAACCGGGTGATTTAGTAGGTGTTAATAAAGATAGCTATTTAATAATTGATAAATTACCACAAGAATATGATAATAGAGTTAAAGCTATGGAAGTTATTGAAAAACCATCAGAAGATTATTCTGATATTGGAGGTCTAGATAAACAAATCGAAGATTTGGTAGAAGCTATTGTTTTACCAATGTTACATAAAGAAAAGTTTGAGAAAATCGGAATAAAACCACCGAAGGGTGTATTAATGCATGGACCACCAGGTACAGGAAAAACTCTATTAGCTAGAGCTTGTGCATCACAAACCAATGCTACTTTTTTAAAACTAGCTGGACCACAACTTGTTCAAATGTTTATTGGAGATGGTGCCAAAATGGTTAGAGACGCTTTCAATTTAGCAAAAGAAAAAGCACCtgctattatttttattgatgAATTAGATGCTATTGGAACAAAAAGATTTGACAGTGAATTGTCAGGTGATAGAGAAGTACAAAGAACCATGCTTGAACTTCTAAATCAATTAGATGGTTTTAGTACAGATGATACAGTTAAAGTAATTGCAGCTACTAACAGACCAGATACATTAGATCCAGCTTTATTAAGATCTGGACGACTTGATAGAAAAATCGAATTACCACATCCTAATGAAGAATCAAGAGCAAGAATTTTGCAAATCCATTCAAGGAAAATGAATGTCCACAAAGATGTCAATTTTGAAGAATTAGCCAGATCAACTGACGATTTTAATGGAGCACAGTTAAAAGCTGTTTGTGTTGAAGCTGGAATGATAGCCTTAAGAAGAGGAGCAACCGAAATTGATCATGAAGATTTTGTGGAAGGCATTACATCGGTATTGTCTAAAAAGAAGAGTACCTTGAATTATTttacttaa